Proteins from one Erysipelothrix larvae genomic window:
- a CDS encoding nicotinate phosphoribosyltransferase produces the protein MIKLDDIVFLTDLYEFTMAYTYFKEKRHEEIVYFDMFTRRTPNSGGYMIFNGLAKLIEGIKNFKFQKEHIDYLRECGFQDEAFLNYLLEMELDIDMWAMEDGTVCFPNEPLVTVHGNVIQAQLIETMLLLSINYSTLVATKASRIVTASRGRSVLEFGARRAHGYDSSLDGARAAIIAGCVGTSHTLAGHKFGAYVSGTMAHSYIQLHDSEYDAFLSFAKINPTNSIFLVDTYDTLGSGVPNAIKVAQDYLIPNGYRLKAIRLDSGDLAYLSKEARKMLDEQGLHDCKIMASNSLDEFIIDDLIYQGAAIDQFGVGENLITSKSEPVLGGVYKLIASEVNGVIHPKIKVSDNIEKITNPGFKRLYRFYDNTTNKALADYIALSHETVPEDKLTIFDPSAPWKRKDLENYTIRELHVPIFVKGQCVYETPTLQDIKVYAAKERETLWDEVKRLQNPHTYYVDLSQELYDLKMDLLLSLTEK, from the coding sequence ATGATTAAACTTGATGATATTGTTTTTCTCACTGATCTATATGAGTTTACAATGGCTTATACCTATTTCAAAGAAAAAAGGCATGAAGAAATTGTTTATTTCGATATGTTTACACGACGCACACCCAATAGTGGTGGATATATGATTTTTAATGGATTAGCGAAACTAATCGAAGGCATTAAAAACTTTAAGTTTCAAAAGGAACATATTGATTATTTAAGAGAGTGTGGATTTCAGGATGAAGCATTCTTAAATTATCTTCTAGAAATGGAACTTGATATTGATATGTGGGCGATGGAAGATGGAACTGTTTGTTTTCCAAACGAACCCCTTGTGACTGTGCATGGAAATGTCATCCAGGCACAACTTATTGAAACCATGCTCTTATTATCCATCAATTATTCGACCTTAGTTGCGACTAAAGCTAGTCGTATTGTGACAGCATCACGAGGACGCTCAGTCCTTGAGTTTGGTGCTCGACGAGCGCACGGATATGATTCATCATTGGATGGAGCACGTGCTGCGATCATTGCTGGATGTGTCGGAACTTCGCACACATTAGCTGGTCATAAATTTGGTGCTTATGTGAGTGGTACAATGGCCCATTCTTACATTCAACTGCATGATTCAGAATATGATGCATTCTTATCCTTTGCGAAAATTAATCCAACAAATAGTATTTTCTTAGTGGACACTTATGATACATTAGGATCTGGTGTGCCAAATGCGATTAAAGTTGCTCAGGATTATTTGATTCCAAATGGTTATCGTCTGAAAGCAATACGGCTGGATTCGGGTGACCTTGCCTATCTTTCAAAAGAAGCGCGTAAAATGCTGGATGAACAGGGTTTGCACGATTGTAAGATTATGGCATCAAATTCACTGGATGAATTTATTATTGATGACTTAATCTATCAAGGGGCAGCGATTGATCAATTTGGAGTGGGTGAAAACTTGATCACTTCAAAAAGTGAACCGGTACTTGGTGGTGTATACAAGCTGATTGCATCGGAAGTCAATGGTGTCATCCATCCGAAAATTAAAGTAAGTGACAACATTGAGAAAATTACCAATCCTGGATTTAAACGATTATATCGTTTCTATGATAACACAACTAACAAAGCACTCGCAGACTACATCGCGCTCTCACATGAAACTGTTCCTGAAGATAAGCTTACGATCTTTGATCCAAGTGCTCCATGGAAACGTAAAGATTTGGAAAACTATACAATACGAGAACTGCATGTTCCAATTTTTGTTAAGGGTCAGTGTGTTTATGAAACACCAACACTTCAAGACATAAAGGTTTATGCTGCGAAAGAACGTGAAACACTGTGGGATGAAGTAAAACGGCTTCAAAACCCTCATACCTATTATGTTGACCTATCGCAAGAATTGTATGATCTAAAAATGGACTTATTATTAAGTCTCACTGAAAAGTAG
- the yfmH gene encoding EF-P 5-aminopentanol modification-associated protein YfmH, protein MKQIKNSFIDNAYAFVTESGLRVTIIHRPGFKQSVAVYGTPFGALDLIQSIDGLEVQHKTGVAHFLEHKLFEDETEDVFSKFAEVGASANAFTSHEQTVYYFSTNGDVLTPLGILIDFVSRFSLNQERVDKEKGIILEELRMYAKMPDTNLLMKTYQNVYHTFPLRIDIGGTEEDVSSMLLDDLRTAYRMNYTDSRMGLVITTGEDPQKIFETVTLHTQNHPYEVLNVQTHFKHEPLTVRCAYEEIYDNVLIPKMSVSYKFEYNGTNKVYDEYLVRFILQLNFSEMNDAYQSWLDDEIISDSFMYDVDLRDGFGVVYFFNDAEKPEAFRELIDSVMQKLEVNPDNFTQLSRRQYGRLIMLMEHNDRFVMNILSTGFKRVQYFDYLEFIKTLDYKRVLNTLDFLQNFNSSFVLMKPHEPTHSD, encoded by the coding sequence ATGAAACAAATTAAAAATTCTTTTATTGACAATGCGTATGCATTCGTAACGGAAAGTGGCCTACGGGTAACGATTATACATCGCCCAGGGTTTAAACAATCTGTTGCAGTATATGGAACACCATTTGGTGCACTTGACTTAATCCAATCCATTGATGGCTTAGAAGTTCAACACAAGACAGGGGTTGCTCATTTTCTCGAACATAAACTCTTTGAAGATGAAACCGAAGATGTATTCAGTAAGTTTGCTGAAGTAGGGGCCAGTGCGAATGCCTTCACATCACATGAACAAACTGTTTATTACTTTAGTACTAATGGCGATGTATTAACCCCTTTGGGGATTCTAATAGATTTTGTCAGTCGTTTTTCTTTAAATCAAGAACGCGTCGACAAAGAAAAGGGGATTATCTTAGAAGAACTTCGCATGTATGCCAAAATGCCGGATACAAATCTCTTAATGAAGACCTACCAAAATGTCTATCACACGTTTCCTTTACGAATTGATATTGGGGGAACTGAAGAAGATGTTTCATCAATGCTTTTAGATGATTTACGAACAGCCTACCGTATGAATTACACAGACTCACGAATGGGCCTAGTAATTACAACTGGGGAAGACCCACAGAAAATCTTTGAGACTGTGACACTTCACACTCAAAATCATCCGTATGAAGTCTTAAACGTTCAAACCCACTTCAAACATGAACCACTCACTGTACGATGTGCTTATGAAGAAATTTATGACAATGTTTTAATTCCAAAAATGAGTGTCTCTTATAAATTTGAGTACAATGGTACCAACAAAGTCTATGATGAATATTTGGTTCGGTTTATCCTTCAACTTAACTTCTCTGAGATGAATGATGCATACCAATCCTGGTTAGATGATGAAATTATCAGCGATTCATTCATGTATGATGTCGATTTGAGAGATGGCTTTGGTGTTGTTTATTTCTTTAACGATGCCGAAAAACCAGAGGCTTTCAGAGAACTCATTGATTCAGTAATGCAAAAACTAGAAGTAAACCCAGATAATTTTACCCAATTGTCAAGACGTCAATATGGACGCCTGATTATGTTAATGGAACACAACGATCGTTTTGTCATGAATATATTAAGTACTGGGTTTAAAAGGGTCCAATACTTTGATTACCTTGAATTCATTAAGACTTTGGATTACAAAAGAGTACTTAATACATTAGATTTCTTACAAAACTTTAATTCAAGCTTTGTACTAATGAAACCACACGAACCTACCCATTCAGATTAA
- a CDS encoding thymidylate synthase has translation MKTYLDLCQFVMEHGEQRMDRTGTGTRSVFGYQMRFNLSEGFPLLTTKRVHFASIAKELLWFISGNTNIQWLVQNKVRIWNEWPYAAFKASDMYQNETMNQFIERIAHDDAFAAQFGDLGPVYGKQWRDFGGVDQLQEVIDQIRNNPTSRRIIMSAWNPPLIHEMALPPCHAFLQFYVSDSGKLSLQLYQRSADIFLGVPFNIASYALLVHMIAKICNLEVGDFVHTLGDAHIYNDHVDAIEEQLSREPLPLPQLIIHGDQKEIEDFKYEDFEIVNYNHHPSIKAKVSV, from the coding sequence ATGAAAACATATCTCGATTTATGTCAGTTTGTAATGGAACATGGTGAACAACGTATGGATCGTACTGGTACAGGTACACGCAGTGTATTTGGATACCAAATGCGGTTTAATTTAAGCGAAGGCTTTCCTTTGCTCACAACAAAACGCGTACACTTCGCATCTATTGCGAAAGAATTACTTTGGTTTATCAGCGGCAATACGAACATACAATGGCTCGTTCAAAACAAAGTAAGGATTTGGAACGAGTGGCCATATGCTGCATTTAAAGCGTCAGATATGTATCAAAACGAAACAATGAATCAATTTATTGAGAGAATTGCTCACGATGATGCATTCGCTGCTCAATTTGGTGATTTAGGTCCTGTTTATGGAAAGCAATGGCGTGACTTTGGGGGTGTTGATCAACTACAAGAAGTAATTGATCAAATCCGAAACAATCCAACTTCACGTCGGATTATAATGAGTGCCTGGAATCCACCTTTAATTCATGAGATGGCTTTGCCACCATGTCATGCATTTCTACAATTCTATGTCAGTGATTCAGGCAAATTATCCCTACAACTCTACCAACGCAGTGCCGACATCTTTTTAGGTGTTCCATTCAACATTGCGTCATACGCACTGCTTGTGCATATGATTGCGAAAATATGCAACTTAGAAGTTGGTGACTTCGTTCATACGTTAGGTGACGCGCACATTTATAATGATCACGTTGATGCAATTGAAGAACAACTATCACGTGAACCATTACCACTCCCACAATTAATCATTCACGGGGATCAAAAAGAAATTGAAGACTTTAAATATGAAGACTTTGAAATCGTAAACTATAACCATCATCCTTCCATTAAAGCCAAGGTGAGCGTTTAA
- a CDS encoding GNAT family N-acetyltransferase → MIRRCLFEDLESITLLSQHDLGYPNTTLSLVQDNFNSLSLNPEHVIFVAQHQDSVVGYVHAHIYRSIYSEPCVNVCGLAVNRAVRGYGFGKQLLQEVESWTLNNHLSAVRLNSNVIRTQAHAFYEHCGYHSTKSQKHFYKTL, encoded by the coding sequence ATGATTCGACGGTGCTTATTTGAAGATTTAGAATCAATTACGCTTTTAAGTCAACACGATTTAGGTTATCCAAATACAACGCTTTCTTTAGTCCAAGATAACTTTAATTCATTAAGTTTAAATCCTGAACATGTAATCTTTGTCGCCCAACATCAAGACTCTGTCGTTGGTTATGTTCATGCACATATCTATCGATCAATATATAGTGAGCCGTGTGTAAATGTATGTGGACTTGCGGTAAATCGTGCGGTGCGTGGATATGGGTTTGGGAAACAGTTATTACAAGAAGTGGAATCATGGACGCTAAACAATCACCTATCTGCAGTTCGTTTGAACTCAAATGTGATTCGAACACAAGCACATGCTTTCTATGAACATTGTGGGTATCATTCCACAAAGTCACAAAAACATTTTTATAAAACCCTTTAA
- a CDS encoding dihydrofolate reductase, protein MITCIAAMNQYGTIGRDGVMPWHSSEDLKHFKSYTMGKDLCMGRVTYEGLPQKLRGRNIHVITTDTTYPNSIQDINAFFKTYKNSEKECVVCGGGTIYELLLPICDKLVLSFIKDNDVIGDTYFPSFSINEFRIKEMREFKEYNLVIYERVI, encoded by the coding sequence ATGATTACCTGTATCGCAGCGATGAATCAGTATGGTACCATCGGCCGTGATGGGGTGATGCCGTGGCATTCATCCGAAGACTTAAAACATTTTAAATCCTATACAATGGGAAAGGATTTGTGTATGGGGAGGGTTACTTATGAAGGATTACCTCAAAAACTCAGAGGTCGAAACATTCATGTAATCACAACAGACACCACATATCCAAACAGCATTCAAGATATTAATGCATTTTTTAAAACATATAAAAACAGTGAAAAGGAATGTGTCGTATGTGGCGGAGGAACCATCTATGAACTTCTTTTACCAATCTGTGATAAACTCGTATTATCCTTCATTAAAGACAATGACGTCATTGGCGACACTTATTTTCCGTCGTTTTCAATTAATGAATTTAGAATAAAGGAAATGCGTGAATTTAAAGAGTATAATTTAGTTATATACGAAAGG
- a CDS encoding M16 family metallopeptidase — MFNLNQIVGEPNIWLIPDSKFNEVSVNLLIKFPLTKETATTANVLTKMLSDRLSAYPSKQEMAKHLDWLYGTSLSVFTYSLGQAQILEINTRSINKRYVEEDLLNEQFKLVYEVLLNPLLNEETFKEAKLNVKKDLLRVKENPQYFALLEALSKAGPDQICGIQPDGNLERLECVTLEDVHSFHQMCVHEFEKTIYVVGDVSPSDIPTIPTLSQTQTQESLVSNQILNEHQVDYQPSNQTELVMIYQTDITPHHELYLPYLVFIALLGQGTSSLLFQNVREKHSLCYSIYASQLIFDGLFYISTSISPSNEAKVIDLVSEQIEAIKRAPHDLAKTKAYLVNQISGTTEKLRRLGQFVVRNHALNRDDSPEDMIESIMNVTPESVQAVVDHINHSFIYSYRGQDDETN, encoded by the coding sequence ATGTTTAATTTGAATCAAATCGTTGGTGAGCCAAATATTTGGCTAATTCCCGACTCAAAGTTCAACGAAGTATCCGTAAATCTATTAATTAAGTTTCCTTTAACAAAAGAAACTGCAACAACCGCGAATGTCTTAACAAAGATGTTAAGCGATCGTCTGAGTGCCTATCCATCTAAACAAGAAATGGCAAAACACTTGGATTGGTTATATGGAACAAGTTTATCTGTTTTTACCTATTCACTGGGGCAAGCACAGATTCTTGAAATAAATACACGTTCAATTAATAAGCGGTATGTCGAAGAAGACTTGCTTAATGAACAGTTTAAGTTAGTGTATGAAGTTTTATTGAACCCTTTGCTTAATGAAGAAACATTTAAGGAAGCCAAACTGAATGTCAAAAAGGATTTGTTAAGGGTGAAAGAAAACCCACAATACTTTGCACTTTTAGAAGCCTTATCAAAAGCTGGACCCGACCAAATATGTGGCATTCAGCCTGATGGAAATTTAGAGCGACTAGAATGTGTTACTTTAGAGGATGTGCACTCATTCCATCAAATGTGTGTTCATGAATTTGAGAAAACAATCTATGTCGTTGGGGATGTATCTCCATCTGACATTCCAACCATCCCAACGCTTTCACAAACACAAACACAAGAAAGTCTTGTCTCAAATCAAATCTTAAATGAGCATCAGGTGGACTATCAACCCTCTAATCAAACAGAGCTTGTGATGATTTACCAAACTGATATCACACCACACCATGAACTTTACCTTCCTTATCTTGTGTTTATTGCGTTATTAGGGCAAGGCACTTCGTCTCTTTTATTCCAAAACGTTCGGGAAAAACACAGTTTGTGTTATTCAATCTATGCTTCCCAGCTTATTTTTGATGGATTGTTCTATATAAGCACCAGCATTTCACCTTCGAATGAAGCGAAAGTCATTGACCTTGTATCAGAACAAATTGAAGCAATCAAACGCGCTCCACACGATCTTGCGAAAACAAAAGCTTATTTAGTGAATCAAATCAGTGGCACCACAGAGAAACTTAGACGTTTAGGACAATTTGTGGTTCGTAATCATGCATTAAACCGGGATGATTCACCCGAAGATATGATTGAATCCATTATGAATGTAACACCAGAATCTGTTCAAGCAGTTGTGGATCATATCAATCACTCATTTATTTACAGCTATAGGGGACAAGACGATGAAACAAATTAA